From Haloarcula hispanica ATCC 33960, the proteins below share one genomic window:
- a CDS encoding plastocyanin/azurin family copper-binding protein, whose amino-acid sequence METRRTFVRGLGLAAGVALAGCSSGGGSDSSGDGDSGSGGDGSDGGETESSDGGSGSEWTETSTVEMTDELAYEPKKIQVEAGTTVTFENVGSIGHTVTAYEEEIPDGADYFASGGFDSLQAAKDGYSNGQEGNIPKGESYEVTLETTGTYEYYCIPHEMNGMVGTIKVV is encoded by the coding sequence ATGGAAACGCGTAGAACATTCGTTCGCGGTCTGGGTCTCGCGGCTGGAGTCGCGCTAGCTGGCTGTTCATCGGGCGGCGGCTCCGACAGTAGCGGTGACGGCGACTCAGGTAGCGGCGGTGACGGATCAGACGGCGGCGAGACCGAGTCCAGTGACGGCGGGAGCGGGTCCGAATGGACCGAGACGAGCACCGTCGAAATGACGGACGAACTGGCATACGAGCCGAAGAAAATCCAGGTCGAGGCAGGCACGACGGTCACGTTCGAGAACGTCGGCAGCATCGGCCACACGGTGACGGCCTACGAGGAGGAGATCCCCGACGGCGCGGACTACTTCGCGTCCGGCGGGTTCGACTCCCTGCAGGCCGCGAAAGACGGCTACAGTAACGGGCAGGAAGGCAACATTCCGAAAGGCGAGAGCTACGAGGTCACGCTGGAGACGACGGGGACCTACGAGTACTACTGCATCCCCCACGAGATGAACGGGATGGTCGGCACAATCAAGGTGGTCTGA
- a CDS encoding DUF7260 family protein, translated as MSTTPAQDGTQWFLHTWRDHILEPIETALSVLDVEHTELAAEQNGLEDFLQRLRAVDPADQPSSPVGARGRQSASDPVEALRDAYADTVLAVDHYESVYDESLVENVAIEFGPDYAALFHPETNVGFSPPLKRSLVAATEQAIDERTSLDRAVKIEQESMLEYRSSLQEIIETLDSTVVPEWYRETFQSDVTALLQERQDQLHSSVYRFETHEFCTYMYEEQLWTYPVLTSLARLQESVDS; from the coding sequence ATGTCAACGACGCCTGCGCAGGACGGCACGCAGTGGTTCCTGCATACATGGCGAGACCACATTCTCGAGCCGATAGAGACGGCTCTCTCCGTGCTTGACGTGGAGCATACGGAGCTTGCGGCCGAGCAAAATGGTCTCGAAGACTTCCTCCAGCGCCTGCGTGCCGTCGACCCCGCCGACCAGCCCTCCTCCCCCGTCGGTGCGCGAGGTCGACAGTCCGCATCAGACCCCGTCGAAGCGCTACGGGACGCCTACGCCGACACGGTGCTGGCTGTCGACCACTACGAGTCAGTGTACGACGAATCGCTGGTCGAGAACGTCGCTATCGAGTTTGGGCCGGACTACGCAGCGCTGTTTCACCCCGAGACGAACGTCGGGTTCTCGCCGCCGCTCAAACGCTCGCTGGTGGCAGCGACCGAGCAAGCAATCGACGAACGGACCTCGCTGGACCGCGCTGTCAAAATCGAACAGGAGTCGATGCTGGAGTACCGCAGCAGTCTGCAGGAGATCATCGAGACGCTCGACAGCACAGTCGTGCCCGAGTGGTATCGCGAGACGTTCCAGAGTGACGTTACTGCGCTTCTACAGGAGCGCCAGGACCAGCTCCACTCAAGCGTCTACCGGTTCGAGACACACGAGTTCTGTACGTACATGTACGAAGAGCAACTCTGGACGTATCCGGTGTTGACCAGTCTCGCGCGGTTACAGGAATCTGTGGACAGCTGA
- a CDS encoding IclR family transcriptional regulator: MTDDADTQNTGRRIQSVENACEIIEAVQESNSATLQELNERIELSQGTLHTYLATLTDCGFLTKDDDTYQLGFRFVTMGEHVRNETELYTAGQEEVDKLADRSGEYVHLVVENDGREVAIYERRGEHAVGMDYHLQLREAPQHLHDSASGKAILSCLPSERVEEIIDREGLSRQTQHTITDRETLCDELETIRERGYATNDEEEIRGLRAVGAPILDNDGTVVGAVSVTAPTSRLKGTRFDTEIPEMVMEAANLIEVNLEMTSFDRGT; this comes from the coding sequence ATGACCGACGACGCCGACACACAAAACACGGGCCGGCGGATACAGTCCGTGGAGAACGCCTGCGAGATCATCGAAGCCGTTCAGGAGTCAAACAGCGCGACGTTGCAGGAACTGAACGAGCGAATCGAGCTCTCCCAGGGAACGCTTCACACGTATCTTGCGACGCTGACCGACTGTGGCTTTCTCACGAAGGACGACGACACGTACCAGCTCGGTTTTCGGTTCGTCACGATGGGCGAACACGTCCGCAACGAGACGGAACTCTACACCGCTGGACAGGAGGAAGTGGACAAACTAGCGGACAGGTCCGGCGAGTACGTCCATCTGGTCGTCGAAAACGACGGGCGCGAAGTCGCCATCTACGAGCGGCGAGGGGAACACGCCGTCGGGATGGACTACCACCTCCAGTTGCGGGAGGCCCCACAGCACCTCCACGACAGTGCTTCGGGGAAGGCGATCCTCTCGTGTCTCCCGTCCGAACGCGTCGAGGAAATAATCGACCGTGAAGGGCTCTCGCGACAGACACAGCACACGATTACGGACCGAGAGACGCTCTGCGACGAGCTAGAGACCATCCGGGAGCGAGGGTACGCGACGAACGACGAGGAAGAGATTCGCGGCCTTCGGGCGGTCGGTGCGCCGATTCTGGACAACGACGGGACCGTCGTCGGCGCGGTCAGTGTGACTGCACCGACCAGCCGTCTGAAAGGGACCCGTTTCGACACCGAAATCCCAGAGATGGTGATGGAGGCCGCGAACCTCATCGAAGTCAATCTCGAAATGACCTCGTTTGACCGGGGCACGTAA
- the gdhB gene encoding glutamate dehydrogenase GdhB, with the protein MSTQKEPSEQAPDDDESPIATARRQLERAAEHLDLSEGLLEQLRHPSKTVEVSVPIRRTDGSVEVFNGYRVQHFEVRGPYKGGMRYHPSVSAEECTALAMLMTWKCAVMDLPFGGAKGGIVVDPSTLDAQETEQLTRRFAEELREVVGPTKDIPAPDMGTDEQTVAWFMDAYSMQEGETVPGIVTGKPTAVGGTHGREEAPGRSVAIVAREALDYYDGTVEGATVAVQGFGAVGANAARLLDSWGASVVAVSDVDGGIYDESGLDIESISADGDEHGQLGDVDAPRQISNAELLELDVDVLIPAAVGNVLTKENAADVQASIVVEGANGPTTTAADAVFKERDIPVIPDILANAGGVTVSYFEWLQHINRRSWSREEVNEELEAEMLDAWEALRTEVEDRDVTWRTAAYIVALSRIGEAMNARGLWP; encoded by the coding sequence ATGAGCACACAGAAGGAGCCATCAGAACAAGCACCAGACGACGATGAATCGCCAATCGCGACAGCCCGCCGCCAACTGGAGCGGGCGGCCGAACACCTCGATCTCTCCGAGGGGCTGCTTGAGCAGCTCCGTCACCCATCGAAAACCGTCGAGGTGTCTGTCCCGATCCGCCGAACCGACGGGAGCGTCGAGGTGTTCAACGGCTATCGCGTCCAGCACTTCGAGGTCAGAGGGCCGTACAAAGGCGGCATGCGATACCATCCGAGCGTCTCCGCCGAGGAGTGTACGGCGCTGGCGATGTTGATGACGTGGAAGTGTGCGGTGATGGACCTCCCCTTCGGCGGCGCGAAAGGCGGCATCGTCGTCGATCCGTCGACGCTCGACGCACAGGAGACCGAACAACTGACCCGTCGGTTCGCCGAGGAGCTCCGCGAAGTCGTCGGGCCGACGAAAGACATCCCAGCACCCGATATGGGGACCGACGAACAGACCGTCGCCTGGTTCATGGACGCGTATTCGATGCAGGAAGGCGAGACGGTCCCCGGCATCGTGACCGGCAAACCGACAGCGGTCGGCGGGACACACGGCCGCGAGGAAGCACCCGGCCGGAGCGTCGCCATCGTCGCCCGCGAAGCGCTCGACTACTACGACGGAACCGTCGAGGGTGCCACTGTCGCCGTACAGGGCTTCGGTGCTGTCGGCGCGAACGCCGCACGCCTCCTCGACTCCTGGGGCGCATCCGTCGTCGCTGTCAGCGACGTCGACGGCGGCATCTACGACGAATCCGGCCTCGATATCGAATCGATTTCGGCTGACGGCGACGAACACGGCCAGCTAGGGGACGTCGACGCACCACGGCAGATATCTAACGCCGAGCTGCTGGAACTCGATGTTGACGTCCTCATTCCCGCGGCAGTCGGGAACGTCCTGACCAAGGAAAACGCTGCAGACGTGCAGGCGAGCATCGTCGTCGAAGGGGCGAACGGCCCGACAACGACAGCAGCCGACGCTGTGTTCAAAGAGCGCGACATCCCAGTCATCCCGGACATCCTCGCCAACGCCGGTGGCGTCACTGTGAGCTATTTCGAATGGCTCCAGCACATCAATCGCCGGAGCTGGTCCCGCGAAGAGGTCAACGAAGAACTCGAAGCCGAGATGCTCGATGCCTGGGAGGCTCTCCGGACCGAAGTCGAGGACCGTGACGTCACATGGCGAACGGCTGCCTACATCGTCGCGCTCTCACGAATCGGTGAGGCTATGAACGCCCGCGGGCTATGGCCGTAG
- the rocF gene encoding arginase produces the protein MSLQSTHSRDHSRSVSPVAVLGVPFALGADRRGVDMGPSAIRYGGLSTALDTAGVEYTDAGDLALPTLQSQSATTDDGAKYLDAIAEMTDTLADRVATEIADGSVPLVLGGDHSIAMGTMRGAAQTAELGVIWFDAHGDYNTPTTSPSGNVHGMPLAAAHGYGDFAEMPWATAPNVAEENTAIVGARSLDADERAVLRESDISVFTMEDIDRRGIGPVTDEALDIATDGVDDIHVSLDLDWLDPDDAPGVGTPVPGGVTYREAHTAMERVADRDAAESVLRSLDVVEVNPILDQRNTTGERAAELAASAFGKRIL, from the coding sequence ATGTCCCTTCAGTCTACCCACTCGCGAGACCACAGTCGTTCCGTGTCACCTGTCGCGGTGCTCGGTGTCCCCTTCGCGCTCGGCGCCGACCGGCGTGGCGTCGACATGGGGCCGTCGGCGATTCGCTACGGCGGCCTCAGTACCGCCCTCGATACGGCCGGCGTCGAATACACTGACGCTGGGGACCTCGCACTGCCGACGCTACAGTCGCAGTCGGCGACCACCGACGACGGCGCGAAGTACCTCGATGCGATCGCCGAAATGACCGACACCCTCGCCGACCGGGTGGCGACGGAAATAGCCGACGGGAGCGTGCCGCTGGTGTTAGGCGGCGACCACTCTATCGCGATGGGCACGATGCGCGGCGCGGCCCAGACGGCCGAACTCGGCGTCATCTGGTTCGACGCCCACGGCGATTACAACACCCCGACTACGTCGCCTAGCGGGAACGTCCACGGTATGCCGCTTGCGGCCGCCCACGGCTACGGCGACTTCGCAGAGATGCCGTGGGCGACCGCCCCGAACGTCGCCGAGGAGAACACCGCCATCGTCGGAGCGCGGAGCCTCGACGCTGACGAACGAGCGGTCCTCCGTGAGAGCGACATCTCCGTCTTTACCATGGAAGATATCGACAGGCGCGGTATCGGACCGGTCACCGACGAGGCGCTCGACATCGCGACCGACGGCGTCGACGACATCCATGTCAGCCTCGACCTCGACTGGCTCGACCCGGACGACGCGCCGGGGGTCGGGACGCCAGTCCCGGGCGGCGTCACCTACCGGGAGGCACATACGGCGATGGAACGGGTCGCCGACCGCGACGCCGCCGAATCGGTGCTGCGCTCGCTCGACGTCGTCGAGGTCAACCCTATCCTCGACCAGCGCAACACGACGGGCGAACGAGCGGCCGAACTCGCCGCCAGCGCGTTCGGCAAGCGGATCCTGTAG
- a CDS encoding class-III pyridoxal-phosphate-dependent aminotransferase — MDRNTAEPRVDSLPGPQSSEWVEYHHETAAPSTYVYDFVWDITEDAIGPFCTDADGNVLLDFTCHVAASPLGYNNPKVLDRADEFDMVDPLKIAGQDFYVSTGGSPDETSLPGPAHLMDRLTDITSHYDFDTVFLSNSGAEAVENAMKICYDNCETPKYGITFDGAFHGRTLGALSLNRSKSVYRRKFPELSGIHDVEYSEAGVERLRSKLDADTGHIPPEEVAFLILEPIQGEGGYRVPSPEFLSAVDDLCREHDIPIIADEIQSGAGRTGEMWAVDHYDIEPDVITSAKALRVGATISRSDIFPSETSRLSSTWGAGDILGSMRGALTLAAIEDHDLLDNAAEKGTYFMDRLREVSADRQLVEDVRGLGLMTALEFDTADRRDAVMETALQHGLLTLGCGQKSLRLLPPLDVTERELELCLDILDSVFTEVADPVASA; from the coding sequence ATGGACCGCAATACTGCGGAGCCGCGTGTCGATAGCCTTCCCGGCCCACAGAGCAGCGAGTGGGTCGAGTACCACCACGAAACCGCCGCACCGAGCACGTACGTGTACGATTTCGTCTGGGACATCACTGAAGACGCAATCGGTCCGTTCTGTACCGACGCGGACGGCAACGTCCTGCTCGATTTTACCTGCCACGTCGCCGCGTCGCCGCTCGGCTACAACAACCCGAAAGTGCTCGACCGAGCCGACGAGTTCGACATGGTCGACCCGCTGAAAATAGCCGGACAGGACTTCTACGTCAGCACCGGCGGCTCGCCCGACGAAACGTCGCTGCCGGGTCCCGCCCACCTGATGGATAGGCTGACCGACATTACTAGCCACTACGACTTCGACACCGTCTTCCTCTCGAACTCCGGCGCAGAGGCCGTCGAGAACGCGATGAAGATCTGCTACGACAACTGCGAGACGCCGAAGTACGGCATTACCTTCGACGGCGCGTTCCACGGTCGGACCCTGGGAGCGCTCTCGCTGAACCGTTCGAAGTCCGTCTACCGCCGGAAGTTCCCCGAACTCAGCGGGATCCACGACGTGGAGTACTCCGAGGCCGGGGTCGAGCGCCTCCGTTCGAAACTCGACGCAGACACCGGCCACATCCCGCCCGAGGAAGTCGCATTCCTCATCTTGGAGCCGATACAGGGCGAAGGCGGCTATCGCGTCCCGAGCCCCGAGTTCCTCTCGGCCGTCGACGACCTCTGCCGGGAACACGACATCCCGATCATCGCCGACGAAATCCAGTCGGGAGCCGGCCGCACGGGCGAGATGTGGGCTGTCGACCACTACGACATCGAACCGGACGTCATCACGAGCGCGAAAGCGCTCCGGGTCGGCGCGACCATCTCCCGCTCGGACATCTTCCCGTCCGAAACGTCGCGGCTCTCCTCGACGTGGGGGGCCGGAGACATCCTCGGCTCCATGCGCGGCGCACTGACACTCGCCGCTATCGAGGACCACGACCTGCTGGACAACGCCGCCGAGAAGGGGACGTACTTCATGGATCGGCTCCGCGAGGTTTCGGCGGACCGTCAGCTGGTCGAGGACGTTCGCGGTCTCGGCCTGATGACCGCGCTGGAGTTCGATACGGCTGACCGACGCGATGCCGTGATGGAAACCGCGCTCCAACACGGCCTTCTCACGCTCGGCTGTGGCCAGAAATCCCTCCGGCTCCTCCCGCCACTCGACGTCACCGAGCGCGAACTGGAACTCTGTCTCGACATCCTCGATTCGGTGTTTACCGAGGTTGCAGACCCTGTCGCGTCGGCCTGA
- a CDS encoding basic amino acid ABC transporter substrate-binding protein, whose product MPREARVDRRRYLQAIGGTVATLSVAGCQSGSGDSQTLTAGTAPGFPPFEMKQDGELVGFDVELLEAVIAASEYELSGWEELEFKSLIPALNNGNVDVVAAGMTINDDRDEAIDFSDPYYSSNQAIVVRESGSFSPSSLDDLSGATVGAQKGTTGESVIKDQLIEAGTVPESNYNAYGNYVLAVEDLLNENVDVIIIDVPVANSFVADRPIESAFVHETGEQFGFGVQSGNDELAGALNSGLTTVEDDGTYRDLTEKWFGQK is encoded by the coding sequence ATGCCACGAGAGGCACGCGTAGACAGACGGAGGTATCTGCAGGCAATCGGTGGCACTGTCGCGACCCTGTCGGTCGCTGGCTGTCAATCGGGCAGCGGGGACTCACAGACGCTCACCGCGGGAACAGCGCCGGGCTTTCCGCCGTTCGAGATGAAGCAGGACGGCGAACTCGTCGGCTTCGACGTCGAGTTGCTGGAAGCTGTTATCGCGGCGTCGGAGTACGAACTGAGCGGGTGGGAAGAACTGGAGTTCAAATCACTCATTCCGGCGCTGAACAACGGGAACGTCGACGTCGTCGCGGCAGGCATGACGATCAACGACGACCGCGACGAAGCGATCGACTTCTCCGACCCGTACTACAGTTCGAACCAGGCCATCGTCGTCCGCGAGAGCGGGTCGTTCTCGCCGTCGTCGTTAGACGACCTCTCCGGAGCGACGGTCGGTGCACAGAAGGGGACGACCGGCGAATCCGTCATCAAGGACCAGCTCATCGAAGCGGGAACGGTTCCGGAGTCGAACTACAACGCGTACGGCAACTACGTGCTCGCCGTCGAGGATTTGCTGAACGAAAACGTCGACGTCATCATCATCGACGTCCCCGTCGCGAACTCCTTCGTGGCGGACCGCCCTATCGAGTCCGCGTTCGTCCACGAAACCGGCGAGCAGTTCGGCTTTGGGGTTCAGTCCGGCAACGACGAACTCGCGGGTGCGCTCAACAGCGGGCTGACTACCGTCGAGGACGACGGGACGTACCGGGACCTGACCGAGAAGTGGTTCGGACAGAAGTGA
- a CDS encoding amino acid ABC transporter permease produces MAAILLQTADWLFVANNWGLLLGGTAVTIALTVSSILLGFVVGFPAGAIEVYGSDRARRLVEQVGVVLRGTPLLVIIMILYFGLSISSSAFVTATIALGLRSAAYQSQIFRGALQSVDDGQLEAARAVAMSRFEAIRHVVVPQALRRSVPGFQNEFTIVLKDTSIAIVIGIGELLTTGQNLYEGGQSTAALEIFLAVSLVYFVLTFATNRSLDKLSDYYAVPEGTT; encoded by the coding sequence ATGGCAGCAATCCTACTCCAGACCGCTGACTGGCTGTTCGTCGCCAACAACTGGGGCCTGTTGCTCGGCGGGACAGCTGTCACCATCGCGCTCACCGTCTCCAGTATTCTCCTGGGATTCGTCGTCGGGTTCCCGGCCGGTGCGATAGAGGTGTACGGCTCGGACAGGGCCCGGCGGTTGGTCGAACAGGTCGGGGTCGTCCTCCGTGGCACCCCGCTGCTGGTCATCATTATGATTCTGTACTTCGGCCTCTCTATCTCCAGTAGCGCGTTCGTCACGGCGACCATCGCGCTCGGTCTCCGGAGCGCCGCCTACCAGTCACAGATCTTCCGCGGTGCGCTCCAGAGCGTCGACGACGGACAGCTGGAAGCGGCACGCGCCGTCGCGATGTCCCGGTTCGAAGCGATTCGACACGTCGTCGTCCCGCAGGCGCTCCGCCGGAGCGTCCCGGGGTTCCAGAACGAGTTTACCATCGTCCTCAAGGACACAAGCATTGCCATCGTCATCGGAATCGGCGAGCTGCTGACGACGGGACAGAACCTCTACGAAGGCGGGCAGTCGACGGCGGCACTCGAAATATTCCTCGCCGTCAGCCTCGTCTACTTCGTGCTGACGTTCGCGACGAATCGGTCGCTCGACAAGCTCAGTGACTACTACGCCGTACCGGAGGGAACGACATGA
- a CDS encoding amino acid ABC transporter ATP-binding protein: MTQPLLSIDDLHKSYGNEEVLEGVGLEMDQGDVTVLIGPSGSGKSTLLRCVNRLTEINSGRIALDGQDVTGADTDVNELRKEVGMVFQDFNLFAHLTALENVTLGPKKVLGMDAADAEEAGRTHLEQVGLLEQADSYPAELSGGQKQRVGIARALAMDPELLLFDEPTSALDPELVGEVVEVMRDLAAEGITMLVVSHEMDFARSAASDIVFLDDGEIVEHGPPEQLFQNPTADRTEQFLSRLHAHEETA, translated from the coding sequence ATGACACAGCCACTACTTTCAATCGACGACTTGCACAAGTCCTACGGGAACGAAGAGGTACTGGAGGGCGTGGGCCTCGAGATGGACCAGGGCGACGTGACGGTCCTCATCGGCCCCAGCGGCTCGGGCAAGTCCACGCTGCTCCGATGTGTGAACCGACTGACGGAGATCAACAGTGGCCGGATCGCCCTCGACGGGCAGGACGTGACCGGAGCCGACACTGACGTCAACGAACTCCGAAAGGAGGTCGGCATGGTGTTCCAGGATTTCAACCTCTTTGCGCACCTGACGGCGCTCGAAAACGTCACGCTCGGCCCGAAAAAAGTACTCGGCATGGACGCTGCTGACGCCGAGGAAGCCGGCCGGACCCATCTCGAACAGGTCGGATTGCTGGAGCAGGCCGACTCCTACCCCGCTGAACTCTCCGGCGGACAGAAACAGCGCGTCGGTATCGCGCGCGCACTCGCGATGGACCCGGAACTGTTACTGTTCGACGAACCGACCAGCGCGCTCGACCCGGAACTCGTCGGCGAGGTCGTCGAGGTGATGCGCGACCTCGCAGCGGAGGGCATCACGATGCTCGTGGTCAGTCACGAGATGGACTTCGCGCGGTCGGCCGCGTCGGACATCGTGTTCCTCGACGACGGTGAAATCGTCGAACACGGCCCACCGGAGCAACTGTTCCAGAACCCGACAGCGGACAGAACCGAACAGTTCCTGAGCAGATTGCACGCACACGAGGAGACGGCATGA
- a CDS encoding amino acid ABC transporter permease, whose amino-acid sequence MSTAESTTSPNPGLRDRVETVFTVRPLTVGLALFWVWVLARWTTDFVLAGVFGLDRGTPFVPAAPFLTTADTVASLAASLGVAGAPLVWFADALRFAADATAYLPALAHGVWTTVLLTVFSVCLGFTLALPLSVVRVYGGRWARWLALSYTELIRGTPLLAQLFVLYFATSLTQVLRGVPGVGVGFIPAQAFWVAVISFTLNSAAYQSEYLRASLESVDGGQLTAARAIGLSKLEGIRYVVVPQGLRLALPSWTNELVYLIKYSSLASFITVQELYGRTSTIANETYQYTELFVLVAILYLALVVSASALMDRVESHTATAGVGHTRQ is encoded by the coding sequence ATGAGCACGGCCGAATCGACAACGTCGCCGAATCCGGGGCTCCGTGACCGCGTGGAGACGGTCTTCACCGTCCGCCCCCTCACAGTCGGCCTGGCACTGTTCTGGGTCTGGGTTCTCGCCCGCTGGACCACTGATTTCGTTCTCGCGGGGGTATTCGGGCTTGACCGCGGCACGCCGTTCGTTCCGGCGGCCCCGTTTCTGACGACAGCGGACACTGTCGCCTCGCTCGCCGCGTCACTTGGTGTTGCCGGAGCGCCGCTCGTGTGGTTCGCCGACGCGCTCCGGTTTGCCGCCGACGCGACGGCGTATCTGCCGGCACTGGCCCACGGCGTCTGGACGACGGTGCTACTGACGGTTTTCAGCGTCTGTCTCGGGTTCACGCTGGCGCTCCCGCTCAGCGTCGTCCGCGTATACGGTGGGCGGTGGGCCCGCTGGCTCGCCCTGTCGTACACGGAACTCATCCGCGGGACGCCATTGCTCGCCCAGTTGTTCGTCCTCTACTTTGCGACCTCACTCACGCAGGTTCTCAGAGGCGTCCCGGGGGTCGGCGTCGGATTCATTCCCGCGCAGGCGTTCTGGGTCGCTGTCATCAGTTTCACGCTGAACAGCGCCGCCTACCAGTCCGAGTATCTGCGCGCGTCACTGGAGTCCGTCGACGGCGGGCAGTTGACCGCTGCACGCGCCATCGGGCTCTCGAAGCTCGAAGGGATACGGTACGTCGTCGTTCCACAGGGCCTCCGACTCGCGCTTCCCAGCTGGACGAACGAACTCGTGTACCTCATCAAGTACTCCTCGCTGGCGAGTTTCATCACCGTCCAAGAGCTGTACGGCCGGACGAGTACCATCGCTAACGAAACGTACCAGTATACCGAACTCTTCGTGCTGGTGGCGATACTGTATCTGGCCCTGGTCGTGTCGGCATCAGCACTGATGGACCGAGTTGAATCGCACACCGCAACCGCCGGTGTCGGACACACCAGACAATGA
- a CDS encoding helix-turn-helix domain-containing protein, translating into MSQTDSAGARLTLDLWHPNCWAIEATDCTDGGILAHTVQQTAQSPAASVNGVFTAYGATKSDVENCLDAVRASPHAGEIQELQARIGHKRDAPGTVVRQFLLEYDPEELVCPTLLEHGFVHSAPVRIEDGRERWQVSFTGERPEIQSALDAVEADADADVSVESIVTPDSDSERSVGGLRTDSLTPAQRRAFEAAREAGYYQWPRGISVRELADQMDISKTTLLEHLRTAESKLLDPE; encoded by the coding sequence ATGAGCCAAACCGATAGCGCCGGAGCACGGCTAACACTCGACCTGTGGCATCCGAACTGCTGGGCTATCGAAGCGACCGACTGCACTGATGGCGGCATCCTGGCACACACGGTGCAACAGACCGCCCAGTCGCCAGCGGCATCGGTCAATGGCGTGTTTACAGCGTATGGCGCTACGAAGTCAGACGTCGAGAACTGCCTCGACGCAGTCCGTGCGTCACCTCACGCCGGAGAGATACAGGAACTTCAGGCACGCATCGGACACAAGCGCGATGCACCGGGAACCGTCGTCAGACAGTTCCTGCTAGAGTACGACCCAGAAGAGTTAGTCTGCCCAACACTCCTCGAACACGGATTCGTCCACAGCGCGCCCGTTCGTATCGAAGACGGGCGCGAACGGTGGCAAGTGAGCTTCACCGGAGAGCGGCCCGAAATACAGTCCGCACTCGATGCCGTCGAAGCCGACGCCGACGCTGACGTGTCGGTCGAGTCCATCGTCACGCCTGACAGCGACTCCGAGCGGTCGGTGGGTGGGCTCCGAACCGACTCGCTAACGCCGGCCCAGCGGCGCGCGTTCGAAGCGGCCCGCGAGGCCGGTTACTATCAGTGGCCGCGTGGGATTTCGGTCCGCGAACTCGCCGACCAGATGGATATTTCGAAGACCACGCTCCTCGAACATCTCCGAACTGCGGAGTCGAAACTTCTGGACCCCGAGTAG